Within the Bradyrhizobium ottawaense genome, the region GGCGGAGGCATCCGACCTTCCCTGCGCAATGGCTTTACGGCTTATACGTGATCGCCCTGGTGACCCTGCTTTTTGTGACACCATCGCTCTCAGGCCGCGTTAGCCGCCTTCGAACTTGACGCCTGCATCGGTGCGTCAGACCCACACGATTTCACCGTACGCTAAAGGCCACCTCGTCTTGTGACCTCAGCGTGTCCACCGCAGCCCTTCCCACGCCGTGACGATCGCGATACGCCCCTCTGGCGGGATGGGATGCGCGGATTGTGCGGTTGATTCCACCAGCGATAAAAGCGGAATATTTTTCCGCGAAGGGCTGGACAGGATTCTTGGCATGCCAGCTGATTTGCCCGTCGGGCCAATTTGTCGCGGGCGCAGGGTGATCGCTTTGCGTCGGAACTCAATCCGAGACTTCACCGCTCATTGGCCCCGTCGCGATCGAACTTGTAGTCTTCGGGCAATGTCCATTTGCGCTTCGACAACTGATCGAGCGCGCGAAACCGCCTTGCCTCTTTGGTCTCGACCGCGATGGTGTCGTTGCCGACGGCGACGACATTCAACTCGCCGCCTTCCTTCAGCCCGAGCTGTTCGACCAGCGCCTTGGGCAAGCGGACGGCGAGGCTGTTGCCCCATTTGGAAACCCGCATCGACGCCTCCGAGATATACAGCTCATGTCTGGATATGGATATCTTGGGGCTTCAAGTGCTCGCCGCCAAGCCCTTGGCTCTGCCGCCGGCCTTCTGGTATCGATGCTCCTGTAAACCTGAACTGGATTGCCGATGACTTATTTCACCGCGTCCGCCCCGTCGCGAAAATGGCTTGCGGCCGTGGCTGGCCTGCTCTCCCTCGCCGCCTCCCCCACCCTCGCCGCCGACGATCCCGAGGTCGCCCCGAAGGGCGCCGCGGTTACGGTGCTGAAGGCGGCGAAATCCTGTTTTGCCAATATCGTCGAGGTGTCCGGCACCATCATTCCGCGCGAGGAGACGCAGGTGCGCCCCGAGCGGATGGGGCTGAAGGTTTCCGAGGTGCTGGCGGATGCCGGCGATACCGTCACCGCGGGCCAGGTGCTGGCGCGGCTGACCTTGCCCGAGGGCGGCTCGGTGACGGTGCAGACGCCGGTGGCGGGGCTGGTTTCGGCCTCGACGGCCGCGGTTGGTGCTGTGGCCTCGGGCAAGGGCGAGGCGCTGTTTTCGGTGATCGCGCGCAGCGAGTTCGACCTGGTCGGCCTGGTGCCGACGCGCGACATCGGCAAGCTCGCGGTCAACCAGGCCGCGCGGATCAAGATCATCGGCGTCGGCGAGGTCGACGGCAAGGTGCGGCGGCTGTCGACCACCGTGCAGCCGGACAGCCAGCTCGGCCAGGCCTTCATCGGCATCACCACCAACCGGCGGCTGCTGGTGAATTCCTCCGCCCGCGCGCTGATCACGACCGGGCAGAGCTGCGGCCTGTCGGTGCCGCTGACCGCTATCCTCTATGGTTCCGCCGGCACCGTGGTGCAGGTGGTGCGGCGCGCCCGCGTCGAAACGCGGCGGGTGGAAACCGGATTGATGTCGGGCGGCCAAGTCGAGATCCGCGAAGGCTCGCAACTGGTCGAAGGCGATATCGTGGTGGCCCGCGCCGGCGCACTGCTGCGCGAAGGCGATCCGGTGCGGGCGGTGACGGCGGCGGATGTGAAGTAGGGATTGCGGCGGCGCAAAATTTATTGTCGTCCCTGCGAAAGCAGGGACCCATACCGCGTGATCTATCCGTAGCGCGCCGTGG harbors:
- a CDS encoding efflux RND transporter periplasmic adaptor subunit, which translates into the protein MTYFTASAPSRKWLAAVAGLLSLAASPTLAADDPEVAPKGAAVTVLKAAKSCFANIVEVSGTIIPREETQVRPERMGLKVSEVLADAGDTVTAGQVLARLTLPEGGSVTVQTPVAGLVSASTAAVGAVASGKGEALFSVIARSEFDLVGLVPTRDIGKLAVNQAARIKIIGVGEVDGKVRRLSTTVQPDSQLGQAFIGITTNRRLLVNSSARALITTGQSCGLSVPLTAILYGSAGTVVQVVRRARVETRRVETGLMSGGQVEIREGSQLVEGDIVVARAGALLREGDPVRAVTAADVK
- a CDS encoding AbrB/MazE/SpoVT family DNA-binding domain-containing protein, encoding MRVSKWGNSLAVRLPKALVEQLGLKEGGELNVVAVGNDTIAVETKEARRFRALDQLSKRKWTLPEDYKFDRDGANER